A window from Pseudomonas sp. Tri1 encodes these proteins:
- a CDS encoding MIP/aquaporin family protein, whose protein sequence is MTIALQQPSLSSQCLAEFLGTALLIFFGTGCVAALKVAGASFGLWEISIIWGVGVSMAIYLSAGVSGAHLNPAVSIALCLFTDFQKRKLPFYIICQVAGAFCGALLVYTLYSNLFFDFEQSRHMIRGTEASLELASVFSTYPHPALSTGQAFVVEMIITAILMGVIMSLTDDNNGLPRGPLAPLLIGLLIAVIGSSMGPLTGFAMNPARDFGPKLMTFFAGWGEISFTGGRDIPYFLVPIFAPIVGACLGAAAYRGLIARHLPSATTATKDATPAIDGKPRTS, encoded by the coding sequence ATGACAATTGCTTTACAACAACCATCCCTTTCCAGCCAATGCCTGGCTGAATTCCTTGGAACTGCCCTGCTGATTTTCTTCGGTACCGGTTGCGTCGCGGCGCTCAAGGTCGCGGGTGCGAGTTTCGGCCTGTGGGAAATCAGTATCATCTGGGGCGTGGGCGTCAGCATGGCGATTTACCTCAGCGCGGGTGTTTCCGGCGCACACCTAAACCCCGCCGTCAGCATTGCCCTGTGCCTGTTCACCGACTTCCAGAAGCGCAAATTGCCGTTCTATATCATCTGCCAAGTGGCCGGCGCCTTCTGCGGTGCACTGCTGGTCTACACGCTGTATAGCAATCTATTCTTCGATTTCGAACAATCCCGGCACATGATCCGGGGGACTGAAGCCAGCCTCGAACTGGCCTCGGTGTTCTCGACCTATCCGCACCCGGCACTGTCCACCGGCCAGGCCTTTGTGGTGGAGATGATCATCACCGCCATCCTGATGGGCGTGATCATGTCGTTGACCGACGACAACAATGGCCTGCCCCGCGGCCCACTGGCGCCGCTGCTGATCGGCCTGCTGATTGCAGTGATAGGCAGCTCGATGGGCCCGCTGACCGGTTTCGCGATGAACCCGGCACGAGACTTCGGCCCTAAACTGATGACTTTCTTCGCTGGCTGGGGTGAAATTTCCTTCACGGGTGGACGCGACATCCCGTACTTCCTGGTTCCGATTTTTGCACCGATTGTGGGTGCGTGCCTGGGTGCTGCCGCCTATCGCGGGCTGATTGCCCGTCATCTGCCCAGCGCCACAACTGCTACAAAGGATGCAACACCCGCCATTGACGGCAAGCCCAGAACGTCCTGA
- the argF gene encoding ornithine carbamoyltransferase has translation MSARHFLSLMDFTPDELLGVIRRGVELKDLRNRGVLFEPLKNRVLGMIFEKSSTRTRISFEAGMIQLGGQAIFLSPRDTQLGRGEPISDCAIVMSSMLDAVMIRTFAHSTLTEFAAHSRVPVINGLSDDLHPCQLLADMQTFLEHRGPIQGKTVTWIGDGNNMCNSYIEAAMQFDFQLRIACPEGYDPNAELVARAGDRVTIVRDPKQAVAGAHLVSTDVWTSMGQEEETAKRLKLFAPFQVNRALLDLADAEVLFMHCLPAHRGEEISFDLLDDPRSVAWDQAENRLHAQKALLEFLVEPAYHHA, from the coding sequence TTCACGCCCGATGAGTTGCTCGGCGTGATCCGTCGAGGCGTGGAGCTCAAGGACCTGCGTAACCGCGGCGTACTGTTCGAGCCCTTGAAAAACCGCGTGCTGGGGATGATCTTCGAGAAGTCATCGACCCGCACCCGCATCTCTTTCGAAGCCGGCATGATCCAGCTGGGCGGCCAGGCGATCTTCCTGTCGCCGCGCGACACCCAGTTGGGCCGCGGCGAACCCATCAGCGATTGCGCCATCGTCATGTCGAGCATGCTGGATGCCGTGATGATCCGTACCTTTGCCCACAGCACCCTGACCGAATTCGCGGCCCACTCCCGCGTGCCGGTGATCAACGGTCTGTCCGACGACCTGCATCCCTGCCAATTGCTGGCCGACATGCAGACGTTCCTCGAGCACCGTGGCCCAATCCAGGGCAAGACCGTGACCTGGATCGGCGATGGCAACAACATGTGCAACAGCTATATAGAAGCGGCGATGCAATTCGACTTCCAGCTACGCATCGCCTGCCCTGAAGGCTACGACCCGAATGCCGAACTGGTCGCCAGGGCCGGGGATCGGGTGACCATCGTTCGTGATCCGAAACAGGCCGTGGCCGGCGCACACCTGGTGAGCACCGACGTCTGGACCTCCATGGGCCAGGAAGAAGAAACCGCCAAGCGCCTCAAATTGTTCGCGCCGTTCCAGGTCAACCGGGCCCTGCTCGACCTGGCGGATGCCGAAGTGCTGTTCATGCACTGCCTGCCAGCCCACCGCGGCGAGGAGATCAGCTTCGATTTGCTGGACGACCCGCGCTCGGTGGCCTGGGACCAGGCAGAAAATCGCCTTCACGCGCAAAAGGCCCTGCTCGAGTTTCTTGTCGAGCCGGCGTACCACCACGCATGA
- a CDS encoding ABC transporter ATP-binding protein, whose protein sequence is MSHSLLLNLHNLACGYQNQRVVQNLNLHLNAGDIGCLLGSSGCGKTTTLRAIAGFEPVHEGEIQLAGETISRAGFTLAPEKRRIGMVFQDYALFPHLSVAENIAFGIRKHPNKDRVVEELLELVNLKSLGKRFPHELSGGQQQRVALARALAPEPQLLLLDEPFSNLDGELRRKLSHEVRDILKARGTSAILVTHDQEEAFAVSDHVGVFKEGRLEQWDTPYNLYHEPLTPFVASFIGQGYFIRGRLESPESVQTELGILRGNRAYTWPIGGAVDLLLRPDDIVYAPDSPLTAQIVGKTFLGASTLYRLQLPTGAQLESIFPSHADHQVGDHVGIRVAAEHLVLFQASGSTAAHIPPVESGVRRYSTAS, encoded by the coding sequence ATGAGCCATTCGCTGCTACTGAATTTGCATAACCTGGCTTGCGGCTACCAAAACCAGCGGGTCGTGCAGAATCTCAACCTGCATCTCAATGCCGGCGACATCGGCTGCCTGCTCGGTTCGTCCGGGTGTGGCAAGACCACGACGTTGCGCGCCATCGCCGGTTTCGAACCGGTGCACGAGGGCGAGATCCAACTGGCCGGGGAAACCATCTCCCGCGCCGGCTTCACCCTCGCCCCGGAAAAACGCCGAATCGGCATGGTGTTCCAGGACTACGCGCTGTTCCCTCACCTGAGCGTGGCCGAGAACATTGCCTTTGGTATTCGCAAGCATCCAAACAAGGACCGCGTCGTCGAAGAACTGCTGGAACTGGTCAACCTCAAGAGCCTGGGCAAGCGTTTTCCCCATGAGCTCTCTGGTGGCCAGCAACAGCGCGTGGCATTGGCCCGAGCCCTGGCACCGGAGCCACAGTTGCTGTTGCTCGACGAACCGTTCTCCAACCTCGATGGCGAGCTGCGACGCAAGCTCAGCCATGAGGTGCGGGACATCCTCAAGGCCCGCGGCACCAGCGCGATCCTGGTCACCCACGACCAGGAAGAAGCCTTCGCCGTGAGTGACCATGTCGGGGTGTTCAAGGAAGGTCGGCTGGAGCAGTGGGACACGCCTTACAATCTCTACCACGAACCGCTGACGCCTTTCGTCGCCAGTTTCATTGGCCAGGGCTATTTCATTCGTGGCCGGCTCGAAAGCCCGGAATCGGTGCAGACCGAGCTGGGCATCCTGCGCGGCAACCGGGCCTATACCTGGCCCATTGGCGGCGCGGTGGACCTGCTGCTGCGCCCGGACGATATCGTCTACGCACCGGACAGCCCGCTCACGGCTCAAATCGTCGGCAAGACGTTCCTGGGGGCTTCCACGCTGTATCGCCTGCAATTGCCGACGGGGGCGCAGCTGGAATCGATCTTCCCAAGCCACGCCGACCATCAGGTCGGGGACCATGTCGGCATCCGCGTGGCGGCTGAACACCTGGTACTGTTCCAGGCCTCGGGCAGTACCGCGGCGCATATACCACCGGTGGAAAGTGGAGTGCGGCGCTACAGCACCGCCAGCTGA
- the glpK gene encoding glycerol kinase GlpK, translating to MTDIQNKNYIIALDQGTTSSRAIIFDRDANVVCTAQREFVQHYPQAGWVEHDPMEIFATQSAVMVEALAQAGLHHDQVAAIGITNQRETTVVWDKTTGRPIYNAIVWQCRRSTEICQQLKRDGHEQYISETTGLVTDPYFSGTKLKWILDNVEGSRERARNGELLFGTVDSWLIWKFTGGKVHVTDYTNASRTMLFNIHSLEWDAKMLDILDIPREMLPEVKSSSEIYGRTKSGIAIGGIAGDQQAALFGQMCVEPGQAKNTYGTGCFLLMNTGAKAVKSNHGMLTTIACGPRGEVAYALEGAVFNGGSTVQWLRDELKVINDAHDTEYFANKVKDSNGVYLVPAFTGLGAPYWDPYARGALFGLTRGVRVDHIIRAALESIAYQTRDVLDAMQQDSGERLKALRVDGGAVANNFLMQFQADILGTQVERPKMRETTALGAAYLAGLACGFWGSLEELRGKAVIEREFEPQLDEQAKEKLYAGWKKAVSRTRDWEPHEDAE from the coding sequence ATGACCGACATACAGAACAAGAACTACATCATTGCCCTCGACCAGGGTACGACCAGCTCGCGCGCGATCATTTTCGACCGTGACGCCAACGTGGTCTGCACCGCCCAGCGCGAATTCGTCCAGCATTACCCGCAGGCCGGCTGGGTCGAACACGACCCGATGGAGATCTTCGCCACCCAGAGCGCGGTCATGGTCGAAGCCCTGGCCCAGGCCGGCCTGCACCACGACCAGGTCGCCGCCATCGGCATCACCAACCAGCGTGAAACCACCGTAGTCTGGGACAAGACCACCGGTCGGCCAATCTACAACGCCATCGTCTGGCAATGCCGCCGCAGCACCGAGATCTGCCAGCAGCTCAAGCGCGATGGCCACGAGCAGTACATCAGCGAAACCACCGGCCTGGTCACCGATCCGTACTTTTCCGGCACCAAGCTCAAGTGGATCCTGGATAACGTCGAAGGCAGCCGCGAGCGTGCCCGCAACGGTGAATTGCTGTTCGGCACCGTCGACAGCTGGCTGATCTGGAAATTCACCGGCGGCAAGGTCCACGTCACCGACTACACCAATGCCTCGCGCACCATGCTCTTCAATATTCACTCGCTGGAGTGGGACGCGAAGATGCTCGACATCCTCGACATCCCCCGCGAAATGCTCCCGGAAGTGAAATCGTCCTCGGAAATCTACGGCCGCACCAAAAGCGGCATTGCCATCGGTGGCATCGCCGGCGACCAACAGGCCGCCCTTTTCGGCCAGATGTGCGTGGAGCCAGGCCAGGCGAAAAACACCTATGGCACCGGTTGCTTCCTACTGATGAACACTGGCGCCAAGGCCGTCAAATCCAATCACGGCATGCTCACCACGATTGCCTGCGGCCCTCGCGGCGAAGTGGCCTACGCCCTGGAAGGCGCGGTGTTCAATGGGGGCTCTACGGTTCAGTGGCTGCGCGATGAATTGAAAGTCATCAACGATGCCCACGACACCGAATACTTTGCCAACAAGGTCAAGGACAGCAACGGTGTGTACCTGGTGCCCGCCTTCACCGGCCTGGGTGCGCCGTACTGGGACCCCTACGCCCGTGGTGCGCTGTTCGGCCTGACCCGTGGCGTACGGGTCGATCACATCATCCGTGCGGCGCTGGAGTCGATTGCCTACCAGACCCGCGATGTACTCGACGCCATGCAGCAGGACTCAGGCGAACGCCTCAAGGCCCTGCGGGTGGACGGCGGCGCAGTGGCGAACAACTTCCTGATGCAATTCCAGGCCGACATCCTGGGCACCCAGGTCGAACGTCCGAAAATGCGTGAAACCACCGCCCTGGGTGCGGCCTACCTGGCCGGCCTGGCCTGCGGCTTCTGGGGTAGCCTGGAAGAGCTGCGCGGTAAAGCGGTGATCGAGCGCGAATTCGAACCGCAACTGGACGAACAGGCGAAGGAAAAACTCTACGCTGGCTGGAAAAAAGCGGTCAGCCGCACCCGTGACTGGGAGCCTCACGAAGACGCCGAATAA
- the ybaK gene encoding Cys-tRNA(Pro) deacylase, producing the protein MTPALDLLKKVRAEHRIHSYEHDPKAASYGLEAAQKLGLDPAQVFKTLLAASEKGELLVAVVPVAGTLDLKGLAHAAGVKKVEMADPSAAQRSTGYLLGGISPLGQKKRLRTFIDSSAQPLASIFVSAGRRGLEVELAPAVLAEHTGATFADIGRV; encoded by the coding sequence ATGACCCCCGCGTTGGATCTGTTGAAGAAAGTACGTGCCGAGCATCGCATTCACAGTTACGAACACGACCCCAAGGCCGCGTCCTATGGGCTGGAGGCGGCGCAAAAGCTCGGACTGGATCCGGCGCAGGTGTTCAAGACGTTGTTGGCGGCCAGCGAAAAAGGTGAGTTGTTGGTGGCGGTGGTGCCGGTGGCAGGGACCTTGGATTTGAAAGGCCTGGCCCATGCCGCCGGGGTGAAAAAAGTCGAAATGGCCGACCCGTCCGCCGCGCAGCGCTCAACGGGTTATTTGCTCGGCGGCATCAGCCCGCTGGGGCAGAAGAAGCGTCTGCGCACGTTTATCGACAGTTCGGCCCAGCCACTTGCGAGCATTTTTGTCAGCGCCGGACGCCGGGGATTGGAGGTGGAGCTAGCTCCTGCGGTCCTGGCGGAGCATACCGGGGCGACGTTTGCGGATATCGGGCGGGTCTGA
- a CDS encoding PhzF family phenazine biosynthesis protein, whose protein sequence is MQLAFHQVDAFSDRPFGGNSAMVYRLDAWLADDLMQKIAAEHNLAETAFLVREGQYWHIRWFTPTTEVPLCGHATLASAYVLFEVYDETVGQLDFICKSGPLSVTREGDRLWLDFPAVMPSELGASLAVQSALGVEAVDVLSSRELFVVLESEQAVLDCKPDMAALAKLPWPGAIVTAPGSKHDFVSRYFAPAIGINEDPVTGSTHCSLIPYWSKRLGKHGLTAYQCSARGGALFCRLEGERVKIGGNATLVASGTLMLG, encoded by the coding sequence ATGCAGCTTGCGTTTCATCAAGTCGATGCGTTCAGTGATCGGCCGTTTGGCGGTAATTCGGCGATGGTCTATCGGCTCGACGCCTGGCTTGCCGATGACTTGATGCAAAAGATCGCCGCCGAACATAACCTGGCTGAGACCGCTTTCCTGGTTCGCGAAGGCCAGTATTGGCATATCCGCTGGTTCACCCCCACCACCGAAGTCCCGCTCTGTGGGCATGCCACTTTGGCCAGTGCCTATGTGCTGTTCGAGGTCTATGACGAAACGGTTGGGCAGCTGGATTTCATCTGCAAATCCGGGCCGCTGAGCGTCACTCGCGAAGGCGATCGGTTGTGGCTGGATTTTCCAGCCGTGATGCCTAGCGAGTTGGGAGCGTCCCTGGCCGTGCAGAGTGCCCTGGGTGTCGAAGCGGTGGATGTGCTGAGCTCCCGCGAACTGTTCGTGGTGCTGGAGTCGGAGCAAGCGGTGCTCGATTGCAAGCCGGACATGGCGGCCTTGGCGAAACTGCCGTGGCCGGGCGCTATCGTGACCGCCCCGGGCAGCAAGCATGATTTTGTCTCCCGCTATTTTGCCCCGGCCATTGGTATCAATGAGGATCCGGTGACGGGTTCGACCCATTGCAGCCTGATTCCGTACTGGTCCAAGCGCTTGGGTAAGCATGGGCTGACGGCTTACCAGTGCTCGGCCAGGGGCGGGGCGTTGTTCTGTCGATTGGAGGGTGAGCGGGTGAAGATCGGCGGGAATGCGACGTTGGTGGCCAGTGGGACGTTGATGCTGGGGTAA